The following coding sequences lie in one Chanos chanos chromosome 4, fChaCha1.1, whole genome shotgun sequence genomic window:
- the kifbp gene encoding LOW QUALITY PROTEIN: KIF-binding protein (The sequence of the model RefSeq protein was modified relative to this genomic sequence to represent the inferred CDS: inserted 1 base in 1 codon; deleted 4 bases in 4 codons; substituted 2 bases at 2 genomic stop codons) produces the protein MASTLSHEWRAICEKFRHAQDLSEIESKKDPETDPYRSKYNARELLKEICSSLKNFDVEEGEDQDNEADYQSEQNLDGCKGYGSRVDHPGDYAAGLKLCRLGVIEYYLGVNHIETEELSAGEEHLMSCMRLLEKCAIAQESVSLFIQARNQLGILWAGRDEIEKAQGFLETAEAIYTRYMKEDGHPPMDLVEFFVSEEDMLPQQERTKRFEMAYTHTLYYLAQVYKNLKQFERAAQYCHSTLQRQLKFKPLXSSXVRAINAATLSQYYITRYMRYMEGRHCLAAASVIAGLAGEVPSEAAARECEVECVEACEQLRQKRAEIARCWIKYCLNLLQDAKKRLEDNIGELDLDRRDELKRAQREEEEEKERGRKSAVLFDSCDTFDLICALEEKVSCAFPLDFEEARAIFLVGQGYVTQAKEYFEMDGHVTDHIEIVQDHSALFKVLSFFEEDLERRCKMHKRRVDMLEPICKDLNAQYYLLICRQLQFELAETYYEMMDLKLAVANKQDELDMHTIKKFNHLCSSSIKYYQMFLDSVRSPEGKFPEKLEDDLLRPALVAKFRVARLQSKLISSCLATQLENLSRSLEAYKFVVEYCEEHPEAKKVVETELELSEEMIXLIPLKINRIRSKMASAN, from the exons ATGGCTTCCACACTAAGTCATGAATGGAGGGCTATATGCGAGAAATTTCGCCATGCGCAGGATCTCTCGGAAATTGAGTCAAAAAAGGATCCAGAAACTGACCCTTATCGCTCAAAATACAATGCGAGAGAGTTACTTAAAGAAATATGCAGTTCCTTAAAGAACTTTGatgtggaggagggggaggaccAGGATAACGAGGCCGATTATCAGTCCGAACAGAATTTAGATGGATGCAAAGGGTACGGATCCAGGGTAGACCACCCCGGAGATTATGCCGCCGGGCTGAAGCTTTGCAGACTCGGGGTAATCGAGTACTACCTGGGCGTGAACCATATTGAGACTGAGGAGCTCTCAGCTGGCGAGGAGCATTTGATGAGTTGCATGAGATTGCTGGAAAAGTGTGCCATAGCGCAGGAGAGCGTGTCGCTGTTTATACAGGCCCGG AATCAGCTCGGAATTCTGTGGGCTGGCCGAGATGAAATTGAGAAAGCTCAAGGATTTTTGGAGACAGCAGAAGCAATCTATACTCGCTATATGAAAGAG GATGGACACCCACCTATGGATCTGGTGGAGTTCTTTGTGTCAGAGGAGGACATGTTACCCCAACAGGAGAGGACAAAGAG GTTTGAAATGGCTTATACCCATACACTCTACTACCTGGCTCAGGTTTACAAGAACCTTAAGCAGTTTGAGAGAGCGGCACAGTACTGCCACAGTACACTGCAGAGACAACTCAAATTCAAACCACTTTGATCCTCTTGAGTGAGGGCAATTAATGCAGCTACTCTGTCCCAGTATTACATCACAAGGTAC atgCGGTATATGGAGGGGCGGCATTGTCTGGCTGCAGCCAGTGTGATTGCTGGCTTGGCAGGAGAGGTTCCGTCTGAAGCTGCTGCCAGGGAAT GCGAGGTGGAGTGCGTAGAAGCCTGTGAACAGTTGCGGCAGAAACGAGCTGAGATTGCTCGCTGCTGGATCAAATACTGCCTTAATCTCTTACAAGACGCCAAAAAACGCCTTGAG GACAACATCGGTGAGCTGGACCTGGATCGGCGGGACGAGCTGAAGAGAGCTCAgcgtgaggaggaggaagagaaggaaagagggaggaagagcgCAGTTCTTTTTGACTCCTGCGATACGTTTGACTTGATCTGTGCCCTGGAGGAGAAGGTCAGCTGTGCCTTTCCGTTGGACTTTGAGGAAGCACGTGCCATCTTCCTGGTGGGCCAGGGCTATGTGACTCAGGCCAAGGAATACTTTGAGATGGATGGTCATGTGACCGACCACATCGAGATCGTGCAGGACCACAGCGCTCTGTTCAAAGTCCTGTCTTTTTTCGAAGAGGACCTGGAGCGCCGCTGCAAGATGCACAAACGGCGT GTGGACATGCTGGAGCCCATC TGTAAGGACCTTAATGCCCAGTACTACCTGCTCATCTGCCGACAGCTCCAGTTTGAG TTGGCTGAGACTTACTACGAGATGATGGATCTGAAACTG GCCGTTGCCAACAAGCAGGATGAGCTGGACATGCACACCATTAAGAAGTTCAACCACTTGTGCTCTTCATCAATCAAGTACTACCAGATGTTTCTGGACTCCGTCCGCTCACCCGAAGGTAAATTTCCTGAGAAACTGGAGGACGATCTTCTGAGACCAGCGCTGGTGGCTAAGTTCCGTGTTGCTCGTCTTCAGTCCAAGCTCATCTCCTCCTGCTTGGCGACCCAGCTGGAGAACCTCAGCCGATCACTGGAGGCCTATAAGTTTGTGGTGGAGTATTGTGAGGAGCACCCGGAGGCTAAGAAGGTTGTGGAGACTGAGCTGGAGCTGAGTGAGGAGATGA TCCTTATACCCCTGAAAATCAACCGAATTAGATCCAAAATGGCTTCCGCTAACTGA